In Eretmochelys imbricata isolate rEreImb1 chromosome 14, rEreImb1.hap1, whole genome shotgun sequence, a genomic segment contains:
- the LOC144274855 gene encoding C-type lectin domain family 2 member D2-like gives MGPAAGAAESEEPLQELCVNGNGHLETGENPDPPWNCQKSPTCGVVVALRVVLSALIAAIIALAVLASKLLSADLCPPAGPSCLDGWLGYRGKCYYPSERERSWTDSQSRCSSLGASLAGIDSEQEMVFLLRHMGVYDHWIGLQREQGHPWTWANGTKFKDLQVRSEPAPGDTSLGELRARIQAPAAHGAIRGWGSPPADFNHASCLAVNITLQLPLGDAVRGHYRAADGQRASPLLPTEPQDDPKSSDVGEIEVEEMGEQEDEEMDVD, from the exons atggggccagcagctggggctgctgagaGCGAAGAGCCGCTGCAGGAGTTGTGTGTTAATGGCAATGGACACCTGGAgactggagagaacccag accctccttggaactgccAGAAAAGTCCAACCTGTGGAGTTGTGGTTGCACTGAGAGTTGTATTGTCTGctttgatcgctgccatcattgctctggcag tgctgGCATCTAAGCTTTTatcagctgatctgtgcccccctgctggcccctcgTGCCTGGATGGCTGGTtgggataccgagggaaatgctactatcCCTCAGAGAGGGAAAGGAGCTGGACCGATAGCCAGAGCCGCTGCTCTTCACTgggtgcctccctggctgggatcgacagtgagcaggaaatg GTGTTCCTGCTGCGCCATATGGGTGTCTATGACCACTGGATCGGCCTCCAGAGGGAGCAGGGTCATCCCTGGACATGGGCCAACGGCACCAAATTCAAGGACCT cCAGGTTCGCTCTGAGCCCGCTCCAGGGGACACGAGCCTGGGCGAGCTGCGAGCCAGGATCCAGGCGCCAGCTGCCCACGGAGCGATCAGAGGCTGGGGGTCTCCACCagcag ATTTCAACCATGCTTCGTGCCTTGCTGTGAACATCACATTGCAGCTGCCATTGGGAGATGCTGTTAGGGGTCACTACAGAGCAGCGGATGGCCAAAGAGCCAGTCCCCTGCTCCCGACAGAGCCCCAGGATGACCCCAAGAGCAGCGATGTGGGGGAGATTGAAGTGGAAGAGATGGGAGAACAAGAGGACGAGGAGATGGACGTGGATTAG